One Clostridium estertheticum DNA segment encodes these proteins:
- the argF gene encoding ornithine carbamoyltransferase, with product MMFNLRNRNFLTLMDFSPKEINYFLDLARDLKRAKYAGTEQQTLKGKNIALIFEKSSTRTRCAFEVGALDQGAHVTYLGPTGTQIGKKESVADTARVLGRMYDGIEYRGYGQEVVEELAKYAGVPVWNGLTTEDHPTQILADFLTIQEHFTKPLNEIKFVYAGDGRNNMANALMIGAAKMGMDFRIVAPNSLFPEDALVNKCREVAVDTGAKITITDDVAQGVKDADVIYTDVWVSMGEADEVWEQRISVLKPYQVNKQMMDLTHNKDTKFMHCLPAYHDLKTGVGREVFEKFGMNGVEVTDEVFESSASIVFDEAENRMHTIKAVMVATLGN from the coding sequence ATTATGTTTAACTTAAGAAACAGAAACTTTTTAACGCTTATGGATTTTTCACCAAAAGAGATTAATTATTTTCTCGATTTAGCGAGAGATCTAAAAAGAGCTAAATATGCAGGAACAGAACAGCAAACATTAAAAGGTAAAAACATTGCATTAATATTTGAAAAGAGTTCCACAAGAACAAGGTGTGCTTTTGAAGTAGGAGCACTAGATCAAGGAGCACATGTAACTTACCTTGGACCTACAGGGACTCAAATTGGTAAAAAGGAATCTGTAGCAGATACAGCTAGAGTTCTTGGAAGAATGTATGATGGAATAGAATATAGAGGATATGGTCAAGAAGTAGTTGAAGAACTAGCAAAATATGCAGGAGTGCCAGTTTGGAATGGATTAACTACTGAAGATCACCCTACTCAAATTCTTGCTGACTTTTTAACAATACAAGAACACTTTACAAAACCTCTAAACGAAATCAAATTTGTTTATGCTGGTGATGGAAGAAATAACATGGCAAATGCTCTTATGATAGGAGCTGCGAAGATGGGTATGGACTTTAGAATAGTTGCTCCAAATTCATTATTCCCTGAAGATGCACTAGTTAATAAATGTAGAGAAGTAGCTGTGGATACAGGAGCCAAAATCACTATTACTGATGATGTAGCACAGGGAGTAAAGGATGCAGATGTAATATACACTGATGTTTGGGTATCAATGGGAGAAGCAGATGAAGTTTGGGAACAAAGGATTAGTGTATTAAAACCATATCAAGTTAATAAACAAATGATGGATTTGACACATAATAAAGATACTAAATTTATGCACTGTCTACCAGCATACCATGATTTAAAAACTGGGGTTGGTAGAGAAGTGTTTGAAAAATTTGGAATGAATGGTGTTGAAGTTACAGATGAGGTATTTGAAAGTTCAGCTTCAATAGTATTTGATGAAGCTGAAAATAGAATGCATACTATAAAAGCAGTTATGGTGGCAACACTAGGAAATTAA
- a CDS encoding EAL domain-containing protein — MLSQQEKIMVLENFKEENQPIEIINELNDGESGAAVYTVEFGESRKLGVLKIQEMNESGLHNKAFLQSTENAIEGYIPKIIDEVEIQCKNNLIRFGVLYELGGDNVLGIKTLKYSLENELAIVKQTSEQVAKFLYTWNKPHTSEISSPIDIMKTSLGYRFMDEKLIRAFETLTIDEDKKWLVIDGVDKFFPNPYRFFTDEEVWGGSEVKYLHSCIHGDFHGGNIIVSVKKPSIIDFGSYQTHSNIFYDTRYLELHSLMDYLKFDSNKQRKFWISLCEELTKNVKYVDIPDGDGASILRDIIPELRHGIDYLLSDSRNKLYEPSFYLAGVSAGLNFIRKTKDENKRMAAMIYTMYNLRAVLKHELIDLYNPSLSSCTSVQWFLDETSISEYLDKDSIYKIDQKAYHISGIIKNKSIELTVEPIINLKSGKVKSLEILVRDSRLEFFPDEMFEKARLTGDLENLTLLACDKLCNYLDKLKPFIEEGLFFKLQSDTTRHTIKKVINKLQGTNLVLEITQRIPRSAFWRNFAHELKFKLAMENFGEGNSNMVELIKLKPHFIKISPQIVRDVHKDEIKALMVEHMVKMAIKTNMKIIAEGIRTLDEKKKLIELGVEYGQGTHFSSTMLIDHADYEIWESGF, encoded by the coding sequence ATGCTAAGCCAGCAAGAAAAGATAATGGTTCTAGAAAATTTTAAAGAAGAAAATCAACCTATAGAGATAATAAATGAATTAAATGATGGAGAATCTGGTGCAGCAGTATATACTGTGGAATTTGGTGAATCTCGAAAACTCGGAGTTTTAAAGATTCAAGAAATGAATGAAAGTGGATTACATAATAAAGCCTTTTTACAATCAACCGAGAATGCTATTGAAGGATATATACCTAAAATTATTGACGAAGTGGAAATACAATGCAAAAACAATTTAATAAGATTCGGTGTGTTATATGAACTAGGGGGAGATAACGTACTAGGAATTAAAACCCTAAAATATTCATTAGAAAATGAATTAGCAATAGTTAAGCAAACTTCAGAACAAGTAGCTAAATTTTTGTACACATGGAATAAACCGCACACGTCCGAAATTAGTTCTCCTATTGATATAATGAAAACCTCCTTAGGTTATAGATTTATGGATGAAAAACTTATAAGAGCTTTTGAGACCTTAACGATTGATGAAGATAAAAAATGGTTAGTTATTGATGGAGTGGACAAATTCTTCCCAAATCCCTATAGATTCTTTACAGATGAAGAGGTTTGGGGTGGTAGTGAGGTGAAATATTTACATTCCTGTATACATGGAGATTTTCATGGAGGGAATATTATTGTTTCAGTGAAGAAACCCTCTATTATTGATTTTGGAAGTTACCAAACTCATAGTAATATTTTTTATGATACAAGGTACTTAGAATTACATTCACTAATGGACTATCTAAAATTTGATAGTAATAAGCAAAGAAAATTTTGGATTAGTTTATGTGAAGAATTAACCAAAAATGTAAAGTACGTTGATATACCAGATGGCGATGGAGCTAGTATACTTAGGGATATAATACCAGAATTAAGACATGGTATAGACTATTTACTTTCGGATTCTAGAAATAAATTATATGAGCCATCTTTTTATTTAGCTGGAGTATCTGCAGGACTTAACTTCATTCGTAAAACAAAGGATGAAAATAAAAGAATGGCAGCGATGATATATACAATGTATAACTTAAGGGCTGTTTTAAAACATGAACTTATAGATTTATATAATCCTAGCCTATCCTCATGCACTAGTGTTCAGTGGTTTTTAGATGAAACTTCGATAAGCGAATATTTAGATAAGGATTCAATATATAAGATTGATCAAAAGGCATATCATATTTCAGGTATAATAAAAAATAAATCAATAGAGCTTACTGTGGAGCCTATTATAAACTTAAAAAGTGGAAAGGTTAAGTCATTAGAAATACTAGTTAGGGATTCAAGATTAGAATTCTTCCCGGATGAAATGTTTGAAAAGGCTAGGCTTACTGGAGACTTGGAAAATCTTACATTGCTAGCTTGTGATAAATTGTGCAATTATCTAGATAAACTCAAACCGTTTATTGAAGAAGGATTATTTTTCAAACTTCAATCGGATACAACAAGGCATACTATAAAAAAAGTTATAAATAAATTACAAGGTACAAACTTAGTTTTAGAAATTACTCAACGTATACCAAGAAGTGCGTTTTGGCGTAATTTTGCTCATGAGTTAAAATTCAAATTAGCAATGGAAAACTTCGGGGAAGGTAATTCTAATATGGTGGAATTAATAAAACTGAAGCCACATTTTATAAAAATTTCTCCACAAATTGTTAGAGATGTTCATAAAGATGAAATAAAAGCATTAATGGTAGAGCACATGGTTAAAATGGCTATAAAAACTAATATGAAAATTATAGCTGAGGGAATACGAACTTTAGATGAAAAGAAAAAGCTAATAGAACTAGGAGTTGAATACGGACAAGGTACACATTTTTCTTCTACCATGCTTATTGATCATGCAGATTATGAAATTTGGGAAAGTGGATTTTAG
- a CDS encoding DUF1836 domain-containing protein, which yields MDKAKFTLETINLLSKSISESSIIPYEELPQYDLFLSQVIDYLNDKFEADKYTNNIVQNYIKSEVISKPEDSKKRGYTKLHLAQLVLLSHMRPVLTAEEIKKVFRLAFNEINDRDDDIISWESAYKIFSDMQKESFNDFSGKQFCDEEKLEKTIDALDLKESDKERISVFLVVMTLVSQASAIKKLVQRIVEDYET from the coding sequence TTGGATAAGGCCAAATTTACCCTAGAAACTATAAACTTATTATCAAAATCAATATCAGAAAGTAGTATAATTCCCTATGAGGAATTACCTCAATATGACTTGTTTTTATCTCAAGTTATTGATTATTTAAATGATAAATTTGAGGCTGACAAGTACACTAATAATATAGTACAGAATTATATAAAAAGTGAAGTTATATCAAAACCAGAAGATAGTAAAAAAAGAGGATATACAAAATTACATCTTGCGCAGTTGGTATTACTTAGCCATATGAGACCTGTACTTACAGCAGAAGAAATTAAAAAAGTTTTTAGATTAGCCTTTAATGAAATTAATGATAGAGATGATGATATTATTTCATGGGAAAGTGCTTATAAGATTTTTTCGGATATGCAAAAGGAGAGTTTTAATGATTTTTCAGGGAAACAGTTTTGTGACGAAGAAAAATTAGAAAAAACAATTGATGCACTAGATTTAAAAGAAAGTGATAAGGAAAGAATATCAGTTTTTTTGGTTGTAATGACTTTAGTATCTCAAGCTAGTGCAATAAAAAAATTAGTTCAAAGAATTGTAGAGGATTATGAAACTTAA
- the arcA gene encoding arginine deiminase: MDKRKINVYSEIGNLKTVLIHRPGEEIENLIPEYLERLLFDDIPFLKVARQEHDNFAKILQENGVETLYLEELAVEAIKDPQVKELFLDEVIEECGINETKIITSLKDYLYSLPEKKMIDKVMAGIRKKEIEIKEQYDEYPFIMDPMPNLYFTRDPFACIGNGISLNSMKTKTRRRETVFGKYIFKYHPELKDSAIPLWYDRNEVYNIEGGDELILSKDVIAIGHSERTDKEAVISMAKNIFEKGESFKTILIFDIPKTRAFMHLDTVFTMIDYDKFTVHPGIEGTLKVTAITYDHKNKELITREEEGSLEKILSSHLKKDITLIRCGGGDKVISGREQWNDGSNTLAISPGTVITYERNYVTNEILDKNNIRVLQMPSGELSRGRGGPRCMSMPFYREDLI; this comes from the coding sequence ATGGATAAGAGAAAAATCAATGTTTATTCAGAAATAGGCAATTTAAAAACTGTTCTTATACATAGACCTGGAGAAGAAATTGAAAATCTTATACCAGAATATCTAGAAAGACTTTTATTTGATGATATTCCATTTCTAAAGGTAGCCAGACAAGAACATGATAATTTTGCTAAAATATTGCAAGAGAATGGTGTGGAAACCTTATACCTTGAGGAGCTAGCTGTAGAAGCAATAAAAGATCCACAAGTTAAGGAATTATTTTTGGATGAAGTTATAGAGGAATGTGGTATAAATGAAACTAAAATTATAACATCACTAAAGGATTATTTATATTCATTACCTGAAAAAAAAATGATAGATAAGGTGATGGCAGGAATAAGAAAAAAAGAAATTGAGATTAAAGAACAGTATGATGAGTATCCATTTATAATGGACCCTATGCCAAATCTATATTTTACAAGGGATCCTTTTGCATGTATTGGAAACGGAATAAGCTTAAACTCTATGAAAACTAAAACTAGAAGGCGTGAAACAGTGTTTGGGAAATATATTTTCAAGTATCACCCAGAACTAAAGGATTCAGCAATACCATTGTGGTATGACAGAAATGAGGTATATAATATAGAGGGTGGAGATGAATTAATCTTATCAAAAGACGTTATAGCTATCGGCCATAGTGAAAGAACTGATAAAGAAGCAGTTATAAGTATGGCTAAGAATATATTTGAAAAGGGCGAGTCTTTTAAAACAATTTTAATTTTCGATATTCCTAAAACTAGAGCATTCATGCATCTAGATACTGTATTTACAATGATTGACTATGATAAATTTACTGTTCATCCAGGAATTGAAGGTACCTTAAAGGTTACAGCTATAACTTATGATCACAAGAATAAAGAATTAATAACTAGAGAAGAAGAAGGCAGTTTGGAAAAAATACTTTCTAGTCATTTAAAAAAGGACATTACTTTGATACGCTGTGGTGGCGGAGATAAGGTTATATCAGGGAGAGAACAATGGAATGATGGATCAAATACACTAGCTATATCTCCTGGTACCGTAATAACTTATGAGAGAAATTATGTTACTAATGAGATTTTAGATAAAAACAATATAAGAGTACTTCAAATGCCTTCAGGTGAGCTATCAAGAGGCAGAGGTGGCCCTAGATGTATGTCTATGCCATTCTATAGGGAAGATTTAATATAA
- the arcC gene encoding carbamate kinase — translation MKIVLALGGNALQSDPKDKSPEAQLKTCKETAKSIVDLIEEGHRVSIVHGNGPQVGQIVAAVEAAQKFDEGNVLFPFDVCGAFSQGYIGYHLQNAIGEELRNRSIDKTVGTIVTQVVVDKDDQGFQNPTKPIGSFYTAQEAKKLEKEHGYIMKEDAGRGYRRVVASPKPIDVIEKDLIKELVDMGNVVISCGGGGIPVIRDGGMVKGVAAVIDKDFAAEKLAEILDADVLLILTGVDRVCVNYNKPDQKELKQITLDELNDYITQGQFAPGSMLPKVEACKKFIMNNKDKTAIIASLSKAKEALKGLSGTKIIY, via the coding sequence ATGAAAATAGTATTAGCATTAGGCGGAAATGCACTTCAATCAGATCCTAAAGACAAAAGCCCAGAGGCACAGCTTAAAACTTGTAAGGAAACAGCTAAGTCAATAGTGGATCTCATAGAAGAAGGACACAGGGTATCTATAGTTCATGGAAATGGTCCTCAAGTAGGTCAAATTGTTGCAGCAGTAGAAGCCGCCCAAAAATTCGATGAGGGAAATGTATTGTTCCCATTTGATGTATGTGGAGCATTTTCACAAGGATATATAGGATATCACCTTCAAAATGCTATAGGTGAAGAATTAAGAAATAGAAGTATAGATAAGACTGTAGGAACTATAGTAACTCAAGTAGTAGTTGATAAAGATGATCAAGGCTTTCAAAATCCAACTAAACCCATAGGTTCTTTTTATACTGCGCAGGAAGCTAAAAAATTAGAAAAAGAACATGGTTATATAATGAAAGAGGACGCAGGCAGGGGATATAGAAGAGTGGTTGCATCTCCGAAGCCTATTGATGTTATAGAAAAGGATTTAATAAAAGAGTTAGTGGATATGGGAAATGTGGTTATATCTTGTGGTGGCGGGGGAATACCTGTTATTCGCGATGGCGGCATGGTTAAGGGTGTTGCAGCGGTTATAGATAAGGATTTTGCTGCGGAAAAACTTGCAGAAATACTAGATGCAGATGTGCTTTTAATATTAACAGGAGTAGATAGAGTTTGTGTAAATTATAATAAACCAGATCAGAAGGAACTTAAACAAATTACGCTTGATGAGCTTAATGACTATATTACTCAAGGTCAATTTGCTCCAGGGAGTATGCTACCAAAGGTTGAGGCTTGCAAAAAATTCATAATGAATAATAAAGATAAAACAGCGATTATAGCATCATTGTCAAAAGCTAAAGAGGCATTAAAAGGTTTGTCAGGAACAAAAATTATATACTAA